The Sphaerochaeta globosa str. Buddy region CAAGTTCATCAACGGGTCGGACAGGAAAGCTGTGAACAGAAGCTCGTCATCGTTGTTGTAGATAGCCTCTAGTGTCATCTCTTGGACATCGCTGACCTGCTTGACCAGGTTCTGGATGGCAAGCGGGGGATCGTTGGCGACGATGGGTCTGATCGAATCCTCGCTGATCAAACCATTGCTCTCCACAATCCGGCCCTTGGGCAGGTAGCTGATCTGCCCCTCGTTGGGTCGATTTATGTTGGTGACCATGCTCTTGTCGCCCATCAACGAGCGCATGATGTCCACACCCTCCTCGTCGGAGAGTGCAGCCTTCAGATCCTCGTCCTTGAATGTCCTCTCCCGCTTCTCCTTAGCCTGACGCATTCTCCAAGCATAGGGAGTACGAATGACACCATAGGTGTGCAGGTTCTCATCACTGGTGAGGAAGTAGGGAACGAATTCAGCAAGATGGCGGTCCCCGGCAGCTCCGAGGGAACCGAAGTCACGCAGGAAAGCCAGAGCAATTTTCTGGTCGCAGTCAAACCACTTCTCATTGGCAAGCCGTTCTTTGGCAATGGCTGTCTCATCGGTGAACGTTGCAGGATCGGCAATTTCTTCAATGAGTTTTGCCATCAGGTCGTGACCCTGCCAGAACGCTTTGGTCACGAAGGTGAAATGGTTCACCCCTGTCAGGTCGATCTTGATCTCCCGGCGGTCGGGCGTGGGGACATTGAACCACGCACTGACTTTCTTTGCCAGGAAATTCTGGGTATGAAAAACCTCGTGACAGCAGCCCAAGGCCTTAATGTTCGGGAATGCCTTGTACAGCGCTGCAGTGCACAGCGTCATGGGATTGGTATAGTTGATAACCCAGGCATCGGGGCAGAACTGCTCAATTTTCCTGGCAAGGTCGAAGAACATGGGGAGCGCACGTCGTGCACGCATAATGCCGCCAGGGCCTGTGGTATCACCGACGGACTGCAGAATGCCGTACTCTTCGGGCAACACCAAATCGCCGTACCGGCATTCGGTCTTCCCCGGCTCGATGGAGATGATCACCATATCACAGCCGCTTAAGGCCTGACCAAGGTCGTCGATGGCGATGACATTGAACCGGCCTTCACTCTTGTTGACGGCAAACACCTGGTTCGCTACGGCAATATTGTTGCGGGCAGCCTCTTTATCGATATCGTACAGAACCAAGGTCCCATGGGTCATGGTATTGTACGCAAGATCTTTCATGAACTGGATGGCCCACAGACGGCCACCGCCTCCAATAATGCAGATACGGGTCTCTTTCATCTCATCCCTCCTATCAGTAGGTGTAGTTTCCCCTCTCCATGGAAAGAAGAACAGGTTGTTTACCTTGACATTGAGTATCTTTTTTTGACATTTCTTAGTAGAGTAGGCTCATGTACACCTTGGTAATTGTAGACGATGAAAAGGAGCTCTTGGAAGGGCTCAGCAGCTATTTCCCTTGGGAATCGATTGGATTCGAGGTAGTCGGCTCCTTCGGCGACGGCCGCAGCGCCCTCGCCTACTGCAAGAAGGAGCGCGTCGATGTACTACTTACCGACATCCGAATGCCCTTCATGAGCGGGCTCGAACTGATCGAGCAGCTCAAAGCGCTCCCCACCTGTCCGCTCTTTTGCATTATGAGTGCATACAACGACTTCGAGTATGCCAAAAAGGCCATCAGCTACGGGGTCCAGGAGTACTTGGTCAAACCTGCGGCCTTTGAGGAGATACAGGCAACGTTTGAGAAAATCCGCCACACCCTCGATGGAACAGTACCGTCGGCTGCTTCCGATACCGCCCAGGATGCAGGCAATCCCTTGGTCTCCCAAACCTTTGTCATCGTTCAGAAACGCCTCAGCTCCTGCACCCTGCAAAACATCGCAGGCGAGCTTGGGGTGACGTCCAGCTACCTCTCGCGCCTCTTCAAGGAGGAAACCGGCCAGAATTTCCAGGACTACCTGCTTTCAGTGAAGATGGAGACTGCAAGACGGATGCTCGAAAGCAAAATCGGATACAAGAATAAGGAAATCGCCCGAGCCCTGGGCTACCAGGACACCCAGAACTTCTGCAGAACCTTCCGAAAGTGTTTTGGCAAAAGTCCGCAGAAATTCAAGACGGAGATGGGACAATGAATGCACGACCGAATAGAATCGTAAGGATTTTCATGCGCCACAGCCTTCCTCTGGTCATTGTCGCGCTCCTGCTTGGCAGCGGAGCCATGTTTCTGTCGCGCAACTTCATCCGCAGCAATTCAGTACTGCAGGCAAACCAGAAGCTTGCGGCCGTCCAATCCTACTACGATGTAATACTTGATGAGATGGACAGCCTGAGTTTGATGTTCAGCACCAACCCCGAGATGATGGCCCGCCTGATGCGTGTCCTGCAGGAAGGAGGACGCGTCGACTTGGACAACTACCGGGAGATTCGGCTCATCCGCTCGTTCCTGTCCGCCCCGGCCAATGCCCGGCCGTACATCCACAACATCTATGTATACCTGGAAAATCCCCAAGACTTGGTACTCAGCGCCGACCTGGCCTTCATTCCACTCTCCCACCTGGAAGATAGTTCCTGGTTCGGCACCTACCAAAACCTGGGCGACTCCAACCAGAGCTACTCCGAGCGGGTACACCTGAAGGCCGGCACTCCGACCGAGCAGTCCATCATCCGCATCATGCGTCCGATTACCAGTCAGCTCAACGCCCGCATCGGTGTGATCGTGCTGGACATCAAGGAAGCCGCACTGTCGGAAGCCTACCAGTTCCAGGAAGGAGAAATTCTGCAGGTGCATACTAGAAACGGAGAGTTGCTCTTCTACAATACCGTCAAACCTCAGCACTATGCAGACGAGGACATGCAGTATTTCCAGGCGGCCTCCAGCAAATATGGCTGGAAATATACCTTGGGGATGTATAAACCGATGCTCTATCGGCTCTCTGCCACCCTGATGTACTACACCATCGCACTCACCCTCATAGCACTGTTGCTGGGTTTGTACCTCACCCACCGCACAAACCGACAGGAGCGCAAGTTCCTTTCCAATGTCATGAAACAGCTGACGCAGGTTGCCGATGCCGACCTTACCGGAGAGGGACCCGAGGAGTACCGAAACATTTTCGACTACCTCAACCACCACGTGATCAAGACATTCCTGGAGCAGGACTACCTCAGGTGGCAGAAGGAAGCGATGGAGTACCGGGCCCTGCAGATGCAGATTAACCCGCACTTCCTCTTCAACACCCTGGATACGATCAACTGGAAGGCAGTCAAGTTAGCTGAAGGTGAGAACGATGTTTCGCGCATGATTCTGCTGCTCTCCAAGCTGCTGAAGTATTCGCTGCAGGTTGACGACTTTAGCGGCGTTGCACTTGCTAAGGAGCTTGAACAGACCAGCTACTACGTCGAGCTGCAGAAAATCAGGTTCCCCGGTCGCTTCACCTACACAGAACACATCGATCCAACACTGCTCGATGTACGGGTTCCCAGCCTGTTGCTCCAGCCCATTTTGGAGAATGCCTTCAACCATGGCTTTGTCGAGGGAAAAGTGCTTTGCATCACCGTGGATGCTTTCAAGGATGCAGAGAAGCTGAAAATCGTTGTCACAGACGATGGAAAAGGACTGGACGAACATGAACTTGCAAAGCTGAACAACAACCAAAGCGATGTGCTGAAGAAAAAGAAATCCCTTGGGCTGATGAACATCAACAAGCGTTTGATGCTCTTTTCCCAAGGGAAGTCCCCCATCGTCGTTGCC contains the following coding sequences:
- a CDS encoding alpha-galactosidase — protein: MKETRICIIGGGGRLWAIQFMKDLAYNTMTHGTLVLYDIDKEAARNNIAVANQVFAVNKSEGRFNVIAIDDLGQALSGCDMVIISIEPGKTECRYGDLVLPEEYGILQSVGDTTGPGGIMRARRALPMFFDLARKIEQFCPDAWVINYTNPMTLCTAALYKAFPNIKALGCCHEVFHTQNFLAKKVSAWFNVPTPDRREIKIDLTGVNHFTFVTKAFWQGHDLMAKLIEEIADPATFTDETAIAKERLANEKWFDCDQKIALAFLRDFGSLGAAGDRHLAEFVPYFLTSDENLHTYGVIRTPYAWRMRQAKEKRERTFKDEDLKAALSDEEGVDIMRSLMGDKSMVTNINRPNEGQISYLPKGRIVESNGLISEDSIRPIVANDPPLAIQNLVKQVSDVQEMTLEAIYNNDDELLFTAFLSDPLMNLSLDKARELFEKMLEASKLQY
- a CDS encoding sensor histidine kinase: MNARPNRIVRIFMRHSLPLVIVALLLGSGAMFLSRNFIRSNSVLQANQKLAAVQSYYDVILDEMDSLSLMFSTNPEMMARLMRVLQEGGRVDLDNYREIRLIRSFLSAPANARPYIHNIYVYLENPQDLVLSADLAFIPLSHLEDSSWFGTYQNLGDSNQSYSERVHLKAGTPTEQSIIRIMRPITSQLNARIGVIVLDIKEAALSEAYQFQEGEILQVHTRNGELLFYNTVKPQHYADEDMQYFQAASSKYGWKYTLGMYKPMLYRLSATLMYYTIALTLIALLLGLYLTHRTNRQERKFLSNVMKQLTQVADADLTGEGPEEYRNIFDYLNHHVIKTFLEQDYLRWQKEAMEYRALQMQINPHFLFNTLDTINWKAVKLAEGENDVSRMILLLSKLLKYSLQVDDFSGVALAKELEQTSYYVELQKIRFPGRFTYTEHIDPTLLDVRVPSLLLQPILENAFNHGFVEGKVLCITVDAFKDAEKLKIVVTDDGKGLDEHELAKLNNNQSDVLKKKKSLGLMNINKRLMLFSQGKSPIVVASGKTGGVTVTIVLPLRRE
- a CDS encoding response regulator transcription factor translates to MYTLVIVDDEKELLEGLSSYFPWESIGFEVVGSFGDGRSALAYCKKERVDVLLTDIRMPFMSGLELIEQLKALPTCPLFCIMSAYNDFEYAKKAISYGVQEYLVKPAAFEEIQATFEKIRHTLDGTVPSAASDTAQDAGNPLVSQTFVIVQKRLSSCTLQNIAGELGVTSSYLSRLFKEETGQNFQDYLLSVKMETARRMLESKIGYKNKEIARALGYQDTQNFCRTFRKCFGKSPQKFKTEMGQ